The Brettanomyces bruxellensis chromosome 8, complete sequence genome segment AGCGACAAGCCGATTCTGGTTGTCACGAGGAATGGAACGGTATTGCTCTGGAGAAGAACATCGAGGAAGTGAAGCACAATGGAGAAGGGCGACTCACTGAGGTATAGAACCAAAGCTTTCAAAACGGTGGTCTGGAACATCTCAATCTGGGCCTTGACCTCCTTGGGTAGCTCGTAGTTTTTGTCCGCATAGAGCTCGTACGAGCCCCTGTGAACAACCTCAACTTTGTGTAACTCCCTAAAAATGAGCTCGACCAACTCTGCCCGGTGAAGCGGTGTGAGCAGGTGGAAAACCCGGTTGAAcaccttcatcatcttGTCAAATGAGAGCACTGAGATGAACGGATCGATTGGAGAATTTGCGGAAGCTCCCTCGCCCTGGTTGGTCTTCAGACAGTTCCAAAGCTCCGAATCGTCAACCTGTCCGCTCTCTCTCTCCAGAGACTCCTGCTTGAGCACCTCCGAGTATATACTTTCGACAATCGAGAGCCTGAACGTTCTGGAAGACTGTGGGAACTTGTACTCGGCTGGAACCTCGCTGTTCGCACTCTTGGGGTCCGACGAGTTCACCACCAACAGCTGTCTGGGCTGCTTTCCGCTTGCAAAAGACACTTTTCCAAGTGCTCCCTCTTTGGTCAACACACCTGTTCTTTTTCCGCGTTCCTTGGCAACAGACACGGCCTTCGACACCTGCTGCTGCATTCTCTGTAGAGCAATGTCTGCACGCTTGGATCTGCCGCCTAGTCGGTGGCCTGACTGCTCAAGATACTTCTTGGCCAACGAGTTCATACTGTTGGCTTCCACTGAAGAATTGAGCACTTTGTACACCTGGCAGTAGAAATCCTCGTTGTACGGATCATCTGTGACGATCTGTGAGAGCTGGAATCTCGTCACAAAGTCCTTATCACGGGGATTCATGAACCCGGAAGCCCGGGTGATACGATTGACCTTCTCCTGCCTGGCGAAGtacttctgcttttcctcATCCGTCATACCTTCAATCTGACGCTGACGCTGGAACTGCCTGTGTTGCTGGTTATAGAAGTGGCGTCCACGGTAGTTGTTTCCGCCGACATATCCGTGTTGTTGGTGTTGGCGAGGTTGTTGAGGTAATTGATGAGGTAGTTGTTGTTGtggttgttgttgttgttgctgatTCTGATTATGTTGATTTTGCTGCTCGTTTCCCACATGATCACTTCCAGAAGAAGCTGGTGGAGGGGAAGGGTACGCAGATTCTCCAGAAACGTTTGCAGAAGAAGTATTATCATCAGCCTGCAGTGCAACTGGTGCAACTGGACGCACTGGCAGCTGCGAAGGCTGTGCGTGAggctgttgctgctgctgctgctgttgttgttgttgttgctgttgttgctgctgctgatTAACAGACCCACCACTCGAAACAGGGCCACTCATACCTGGCATCTGTGGAAATCCCATAAATGGCGGTGGAATTGGTCCCTGTTGCATTCCAGAAGGTCCCATTGGAGGCGGagccatcatcatctgcgTCATGGCCCTTGCTGCAGTAGCAATATCAGGATATCTGCCAGAGGCAACTGCCGAAGCCAAAATCTGCTGCTGAGCCTGTGGTGGGAGCATGAACGGGTTCATTCCCGGTGGAAGCATCCGCTGCGGACCCATTTGCGGCTGTGACAGCTGTGGAGGAGGGGGCTGGGCTCTTATTCTGGCCTCAATTTCCTCCAGAGAGTAAACTTTCTTGTCATCTCGTGCAGAAGCGCTTCCAGGGTCTCCAACAGGCTGATTCTGGGCCTGCTGTGCCTGCTGGCTACCGCTCTTGTCAGAACCACCCCAAAGCGACTCCATTGGTTTCAAAGTCGACGCATCTTCGGGTGCCTGTGCAGTCTTTGCAGCCTCAGCATAAGAAATACCTGCTTCTGCAACTGCATTATGCACAGGGGCAGGTTTCAATCCTGCCTTCGGCTTGTTCTGGTTGGCCCCAAACCCAGCAGAGAAGTCAAAGTCTGCACCCATATTGGAAACGTCTGTTCCGAAAGTCTCTTCATTCAAAgcatcttcctcctctgaatttatttcatcgtCAAAGTTTTGAAAACTGTCCAAGTTGGCTTTTCTGTCGCCGTGGCGTTTGCCAGGCTTGGCAGATGGATCGAAGCCAAAGAACGACATCTGTCTGTTAAATTACGTATAAAAGCTGTGGCAAAATATGAAGTGCTGTGTTTATTTCTAGATAGCTAAAGCGTGCAGTTGTTTACTGGCAGAGCAGTAGTGCGAGGCGAGAAATTTCAGCAAGGGGGACTCGAAGtgagcaaaaaaaaaaatcggaATTTGCAAGTGTGAGTCCACCCAAAATTTGTATGATTTCTTGTCACCAGAACACCACAAGCGGGAAATGGCAGGAAAATAAGAAACGAGAAAAAAGAGCggatttttttctgcttttttttctgctttttccctttctctctttccctttcttttttgcttcagGTATTCCCGCTCGCCAAATCTCTCACCAACCAATGTAAGGATGCACATTTTCCACAAATACAGTCTGCCTCTTGCAAACATCTACCACGTACTACTACAGCCAGACTTATTATCCAATTGACATTTCAGATGTCAAACAAAAACATAGAATAGACGAAAATcttaagataaaaataataatattctCACAGCCCATAAATCTTCAACTTAATGCCTCAAACCTCCTTCCACTAGCAGTCTTCCTTTCAGCCCTCAACTCCTCATCCGAAACA includes the following:
- a CDS encoding uncharacterized protein (BUSCO:EOG09260S3L); this encodes MSFFGFDPSAKPGKRHGDRKANLDSFQNFDDEINSEEEDALNEETFGTDVSNMGADFDFSAGFGANQNKPKAGLKPAPVHNAVAEAGISYAEAAKTAQAPEDASTLKPMESLWGGSDKSGSQQAQQAQNQPVGDPGSASARDDKKVYSLEEIEARIRAQPPPPQLSQPQMGPQRMLPPGMNPFMLPPQAQQQILASAVASGRYPDIATAARAMTQMMMAPPPMGPSGMQQGPIPPPFMGFPQMPGMSGPVSSGGSVNQQQQQQQQQQQQQQQQQQPHAQPSQLPVRPVAPVALQADDNTSSANVSGESAYPSPPPASSGSDHVGNEQQNQHNQNQQQQQQPQQQLPHQLPQQPRQHQQHGYVGGNNYRGRHFYNQQHRQFQRQRQIEGMTDEEKQKYFARQEKVNRITRASGFMNPRDKDFVTRFQLSQIVTDDPYNEDFYCQVYKVLNSSVEANSMNSLAKKYLEQSGHRLGGRSKRADIALQRMQQQVSKAVSVAKERGKRTGVLTKEGALGKVSFASGKQPRQLLVVNSSDPKSANSEVPAEYKFPQSSRTFRLSIVESIYSEVLKQESLERESGQVDDSELWNCLKTNQGEGASANSPIDPFISVLSFDKMMKVFNRVFHLLTPLHRAELVELIFRELHKVEVVHRGSYELYADKNYELPKEVKAQIEMFQTTVLKALVLYLSESPFSIVLHFLDVLLQSNTVPFLVTTRIGLSLITVLISRLELIKQEMTNGISAQDLSHWQQTYNKLFQFLEGRITIVFPPYFSNDEQKLVRNSDSDGNDSYIWEFLASLSLAGQLSHQRIVVDEVRDEIFGAMATSKRLREAGDSAKAEKHLSELNLFLNVIGLKANEDDITELTD